Proteins encoded in a region of the Puniceibacterium sp. IMCC21224 genome:
- a CDS encoding aldehyde dehydrogenase (NADP(+)): MDGANRNFTPHGKHLIAGEWIAGEQTFRSSPAYGEAHDFAIGTPELVNRAAEAAEQAFLSYGYTTREDRAAFLDAIAEEMEVRVDAITEIAMSETGLPEPRIRNVELPRTANQLRLFASHIRAGDYLDRRHDAALPDRKPMPRPDLKMVQRPIGPVAVFGASNFPLAFSTAGGDTAAALAAGCPVVVKGHGAHPGTGEIVAEAIAAAIDRCGMPGGVFSLVQGGKRDVGQALVQHPLIKAVGFTGSLYGGRALFDLAVSRPEPIPFFGELGSVNPMFLLPEAMSARGAELGKSWAASLVMGAGQFCTNPGIAVIENGAAGDAFVAAARDTLVETGPQTMLTDGIAAAYRDGKSRFNGRNAVTAVLETESEGRMIRPNLYETDASSYLQDADLGEEVFGPLGLVVRVSGADEMETLARGLRGQLTVTLHMDDGDTDAARRLVPILERKAGRLLVNGFPTGVEVADSMVHGGPFPASTNFGHTSVGTLSIRRFLRPVCYQNMPDALLPSDLA, translated from the coding sequence ATGGACGGCGCAAACCGCAACTTTACCCCCCACGGCAAACACCTGATAGCGGGAGAGTGGATCGCCGGAGAGCAGACCTTTCGCTCTTCGCCCGCATATGGCGAAGCGCATGACTTTGCGATTGGCACACCCGAGCTGGTGAATCGCGCCGCCGAGGCCGCAGAGCAGGCGTTTCTAAGCTATGGCTATACGACCCGCGAGGACCGCGCCGCATTTCTCGATGCCATAGCCGAAGAGATGGAGGTCCGCGTCGACGCGATCACAGAGATAGCCATGTCCGAAACCGGCCTGCCAGAGCCGCGCATTCGCAACGTCGAGCTGCCGCGCACGGCCAATCAACTGCGTCTTTTCGCCAGCCACATCCGCGCGGGCGACTATCTTGACCGTCGCCACGACGCGGCGCTGCCAGACCGCAAGCCGATGCCGCGTCCGGATCTCAAGATGGTCCAACGGCCCATCGGCCCGGTCGCCGTCTTTGGTGCGTCGAATTTCCCGCTGGCCTTTTCCACAGCAGGCGGTGACACCGCCGCTGCGCTGGCCGCAGGCTGCCCTGTCGTGGTCAAAGGTCACGGCGCCCACCCCGGAACGGGCGAGATTGTGGCCGAAGCCATTGCTGCGGCGATCGACCGCTGCGGCATGCCAGGGGGCGTCTTCTCGCTCGTGCAGGGTGGCAAACGCGATGTGGGGCAGGCGCTCGTCCAGCATCCGCTTATCAAGGCAGTGGGCTTTACCGGGTCGCTTTACGGTGGGCGCGCGCTGTTCGATCTGGCCGTGTCACGCCCCGAGCCGATCCCCTTCTTTGGCGAGCTGGGTTCGGTAAACCCGATGTTTCTGTTGCCGGAGGCAATGAGCGCACGCGGGGCGGAGTTAGGTAAGAGCTGGGCCGCATCATTGGTGATGGGCGCAGGCCAGTTTTGCACCAACCCGGGCATTGCGGTGATCGAAAACGGTGCAGCGGGCGACGCCTTTGTCGCGGCGGCCCGCGACACCCTCGTGGAGACTGGCCCACAGACCATGCTGACGGACGGCATCGCCGCGGCCTATCGCGACGGCAAATCTCGCTTCAACGGGCGTAACGCAGTGACCGCAGTCCTCGAGACCGAGAGCGAGGGGCGGATGATAAGGCCAAACCTCTACGAAACAGACGCCTCGAGCTATCTGCAGGACGCGGACCTTGGCGAAGAAGTCTTCGGCCCCTTAGGCCTTGTGGTGCGGGTGTCGGGTGCGGACGAGATGGAGACGCTTGCACGCGGTCTGCGCGGCCAATTGACCGTGACGCTACACATGGACGATGGCGATACTGACGCTGCGCGCAGGCTCGTGCCGATCCTCGAACGCAAGGCTGGCCGTCTTCTTGTCAACGGCTTTCCCACCGGCGTCGAAGTGGCTGATAGCATGGTCCATGGCGGCCCATTCCCGGCGTCGACCAATTTCGGACATACCTCGGTCGGCACGCTGTCGATCCGCAGGTTCCTGCGCCCGGTCTGCTACCAGAACATGCCCGATGCCCTACTGCCCAGCGATCTGGCCTGA
- a CDS encoding 5-dehydro-4-deoxyglucarate dehydratase codes for MSPSDLRDIIRHGLLSFPVTPFDAQDRFAPDPFKAHLEWLSQYPVAGLIVAGGTGEMFSLAPSEIVAVVRAAREVSGDAPVIAGCGYGTKMACDLAREIEAAGGDGILLLPHYLTEATQEGVANRIRAVCAATSMGVIVYNRGQARISAETLAQLCDECPNLIGFKDGTGDIDTVRRVTIKLGERLSYIGGMPTHELFAQAYRGAGMPTYSSAVFNFVPETALAFHKAFSEGDDATCATLLRDFYYPFAAIRDRCAGYAVSAVKAGVRLRGFDAGPVRAPLTDLSEEEVDMMRALIAGRS; via the coding sequence ATTTCCCCTTCGGACCTGCGTGACATTATCCGTCACGGTCTTCTATCCTTTCCGGTCACGCCGTTCGATGCGCAGGACCGTTTTGCCCCGGATCCTTTCAAGGCCCATCTGGAATGGCTATCGCAATACCCCGTGGCAGGCCTGATCGTGGCGGGCGGCACAGGCGAGATGTTTTCTCTGGCGCCCTCCGAGATTGTCGCGGTGGTGCGTGCCGCGCGCGAGGTATCGGGTGACGCACCGGTAATCGCGGGCTGCGGCTATGGAACAAAGATGGCCTGTGATCTCGCGCGCGAGATTGAGGCCGCAGGCGGCGACGGCATCCTTCTGCTGCCGCATTACCTGACCGAGGCCACGCAGGAGGGTGTCGCGAATCGCATCCGCGCGGTCTGCGCCGCCACATCCATGGGCGTCATCGTCTACAACCGTGGACAGGCACGCATCAGCGCCGAGACGCTGGCGCAACTGTGCGACGAATGCCCCAACCTCATCGGGTTCAAGGACGGCACCGGCGACATCGACACAGTGCGTCGCGTGACGATCAAGCTGGGCGAACGGCTGTCCTATATCGGCGGGATGCCCACGCACGAGCTTTTCGCGCAGGCCTATCGCGGTGCGGGAATGCCGACCTATTCCTCGGCCGTGTTCAACTTTGTCCCCGAGACCGCGCTTGCCTTCCACAAGGCGTTCAGTGAAGGCGACGATGCCACATGCGCGACGCTGTTGCGTGACTTCTACTACCCCTTCGCGGCAATTCGTGACCGCTGTGCCGGTTATGCTGTGTCGGCCGTCAAGGCGGGCGTGCGGTTGCGCGGCTTTGACGCCGGTCCCGTGCGCGCGCCGCTGACAGATCTGTCCGAGGAAGAAGTCGATATGATGCGGGCCCTGATCGCAGGGCGAAGCTGA
- a CDS encoding 2-hydroxyacid dehydrogenase — translation MGTLTVAILEPSSDEMRARMEMLCPDLDLRFAASGDPVDFAEVLADARYAVTRGLRFPAEALGDAPNLVLIHQWGTGIDGIPVDAARARGITVARSPGVNAPTVAEATLALMLATLRRLPQVHAALRAGQWEQPDLWREARDLGSATVGLVGMGAIGAEVARRLSGFGCEVIYTRASGPLPDCSLRFVPMEVLLAESDVLSLHLPLTNATRGLMDAGTLARMKPDSVLINTSRGGLVDEVALVAALASGHLSGAGLDVFATEPVSPDNPLLSMPQVVTLPHVAGRTVDNFDRMVSHWANNIRAHAAGRAIDAACLVTG, via the coding sequence ATGGGAACGCTGACTGTCGCGATACTCGAACCCTCGAGCGATGAGATGCGGGCACGGATGGAAATGCTCTGTCCCGATCTTGACCTGCGTTTCGCGGCAAGCGGCGATCCCGTCGACTTTGCAGAGGTCCTGGCCGATGCGCGCTATGCGGTGACGCGCGGCCTGCGTTTTCCCGCCGAAGCGCTGGGTGACGCCCCAAACCTCGTGCTGATCCATCAATGGGGCACGGGCATCGACGGAATCCCGGTTGATGCCGCGCGGGCGCGGGGCATCACCGTCGCTCGCAGCCCCGGCGTCAACGCGCCGACGGTGGCTGAGGCGACGCTCGCGCTGATGCTTGCCACTCTCAGGCGGTTACCGCAGGTCCATGCGGCGCTACGGGCAGGCCAGTGGGAACAGCCCGACCTGTGGCGCGAAGCTCGTGATTTGGGCAGCGCCACCGTAGGGCTTGTCGGAATGGGCGCCATCGGGGCCGAAGTCGCGCGGCGCCTTTCCGGGTTCGGCTGTGAGGTAATCTATACCCGCGCCTCGGGCCCGCTGCCAGACTGCTCCCTGCGGTTCGTACCGATGGAGGTGCTGCTGGCGGAAAGTGATGTCCTTAGCCTGCACCTGCCGCTGACCAATGCGACCCGCGGGCTGATGGATGCCGGGACTCTGGCTCGGATGAAGCCCGACTCCGTGCTCATCAACACCTCGCGCGGGGGGCTGGTGGACGAGGTGGCGCTTGTCGCGGCCCTTGCCTCTGGTCATCTTTCCGGCGCGGGCCTCGACGTTTTCGCGACCGAACCAGTGTCGCCCGACAATCCCCTGTTGTCGATGCCACAGGTGGTGACGCTGCCCCACGTCGCGGGCCGCACCGTGGACAATTTCGACCGGATGGTATCTCACTGGGCAAACAATATCCGGGCACATGCCGCGGGCCGCGCGATAGATGCAGCCTGCCTCGTAACGGGCTGA
- a CDS encoding thiamine pyrophosphate-dependent enzyme: MDGSHTRTRTGGQVLVDQLLLHGADCAYCVPGESYLEVLDALHDVRDRFTLYNARHEAGAADMAEAYGKLTGRPGICMVTRGPGACQAAVGVHIAFQDSTPMILLVGQVGRDTMDRESFQEIDYRQMFGPVAKWAAQIDDAARVPEYMARAFRVATSGRPGPVVLALPEDMLTDRVDVPDAQPYVPTQAELSNTQIDAVIAAMRGAQRPLILAGGPGWTDEGADALRRFAEENDLPVATSFRRQDVINNRSDVYVGDFGTGVAPSLVRRLTEVDTLLVIGARLGEITTKTYATLSVPTPAQRVIHIHCDPDEIGRVYSPYLGVAADATRAALALVGRKVDSGAGPDWRRGLREEYITDIAPPPHDHPLDMGQAMADVRDLLPADCVITLDAGNHTGWAQRFLPFGRPGRQIGSTCGSMGYAVPAAVAASLQNPARQAIAFVGDGGFMMSGAELTTAVQHGGRPIVLLFNNSTYGTIRMHQEREHPRRISGTDIVNPDFGLLAQGYGASYARVTETAQFRPALESAFAHDGPSVIELVTDPERISTRTTVAKLRGEG; this comes from the coding sequence ATGGATGGATCGCACACGAGAACGAGAACCGGCGGACAGGTGCTGGTGGACCAGCTTCTTCTGCACGGCGCGGACTGCGCCTATTGCGTGCCGGGCGAAAGCTATCTTGAGGTGCTCGACGCGCTGCATGACGTGCGCGACCGCTTTACGCTTTATAATGCACGCCATGAGGCCGGCGCCGCCGACATGGCCGAGGCCTATGGCAAGCTGACTGGGCGTCCCGGGATCTGCATGGTCACCCGCGGGCCCGGTGCCTGTCAGGCTGCGGTGGGTGTGCATATCGCGTTCCAGGATTCCACCCCGATGATCCTGTTGGTGGGCCAGGTGGGCCGCGATACGATGGATCGTGAAAGTTTTCAGGAAATCGACTATCGCCAGATGTTCGGCCCCGTTGCCAAGTGGGCCGCGCAGATCGACGACGCGGCACGGGTGCCGGAATACATGGCCCGGGCGTTTCGCGTGGCCACATCGGGCCGTCCCGGTCCCGTAGTCCTGGCCCTGCCCGAGGACATGCTTACCGACAGGGTCGATGTGCCTGATGCACAACCTTACGTTCCCACTCAGGCCGAGCTGTCCAATACGCAGATTGATGCAGTGATTGCGGCGATGCGCGGCGCGCAGCGGCCACTAATCCTCGCCGGCGGGCCGGGCTGGACCGACGAAGGTGCCGACGCGCTGCGCCGGTTCGCTGAGGAAAACGATTTGCCGGTTGCCACCTCGTTCCGGCGCCAGGACGTGATCAACAACCGTTCGGACGTATATGTCGGCGATTTTGGCACCGGAGTGGCGCCGAGTCTTGTGAGGCGTCTTACCGAGGTGGACACGTTGTTGGTCATCGGCGCGCGGCTGGGAGAGATCACGACAAAGACCTATGCCACGCTTTCCGTGCCAACCCCGGCACAACGCGTGATCCACATCCATTGCGATCCCGATGAAATCGGACGCGTCTACAGCCCATATCTGGGCGTCGCCGCGGATGCCACGCGGGCGGCACTGGCGCTCGTGGGGCGCAAGGTGGACAGCGGAGCCGGACCCGATTGGCGACGCGGGCTGCGCGAAGAATATATCACCGATATCGCGCCGCCGCCTCACGATCACCCGCTCGACATGGGGCAGGCGATGGCCGATGTGCGTGACCTGCTGCCTGCCGATTGCGTCATCACTCTGGATGCGGGCAACCATACCGGCTGGGCGCAGCGATTCCTGCCCTTCGGGCGCCCGGGTCGGCAGATCGGTTCCACCTGTGGCTCCATGGGCTATGCGGTTCCTGCCGCCGTCGCTGCATCACTGCAGAACCCGGCGCGACAGGCCATCGCCTTTGTGGGCGACGGCGGCTTTATGATGAGTGGTGCCGAGCTTACCACAGCCGTTCAGCACGGCGGGCGGCCAATCGTCCTGCTGTTCAACAACAGCACCTACGGCACGATCCGCATGCACCAGGAGCGCGAGCATCCGCGCCGCATCTCGGGCACCGATATCGTCAATCCCGATTTTGGGTTGCTGGCGCAGGGCTACGGTGCGAGCTATGCGCGCGTGACCGAAACTGCGCAGTTTCGCCCCGCCCTTGAGTCCGCCTTTGCCCATGATGGGCCCAGCGTCATCGAACTGGTGACTGACCCAGAGCGGATTTCGACGCGCACGACGGTTGCCAAGCTGCGCGGAGAGGGCTGA
- a CDS encoding aldo/keto reductase, translating to MKSRTLGAGGSEVSAVGLGAMNISGFYGAATEGQAFALFDRAQELGVDHLDTSNAYGNGHSEETIGRYFKDRGAVFRIATKAGICRDPNTGARYFDNSAKHLTDSLEASLVRLGVECVDLFYVHRRDASRPIEEVTETLAGLVRTGKARAFGFSEIAPASLRRAAAIHPVAAVQSEYSLATRAPDLGLVQACAALGTTLVAFSPVGRGLLTDTPPNRARAMESGFLKDNPRFIEPNMTANLAATDRLRRLAAEMGLPAATLSIAWLLAQGGHILPIPGTRNPDHLAEAVRGATLDLSATDLARIEEALPVGWAHGDRYSESQWNGPECYC from the coding sequence ATGAAGTCACGTACCCTTGGTGCCGGAGGGAGCGAGGTTTCCGCAGTCGGCCTTGGCGCCATGAATATCTCGGGCTTTTACGGTGCGGCAACCGAAGGACAGGCCTTTGCCCTGTTCGACCGGGCGCAGGAGTTGGGGGTCGATCATCTTGACACCTCGAACGCCTACGGGAATGGCCATTCGGAAGAGACCATCGGGCGCTATTTCAAGGATCGTGGCGCGGTGTTCCGCATCGCGACCAAGGCAGGCATCTGCCGCGACCCGAATACCGGCGCGCGGTACTTTGACAACAGCGCCAAGCACCTTACCGATTCTCTGGAGGCGAGCCTTGTCCGGCTGGGGGTCGAGTGCGTCGACCTGTTCTATGTCCATCGCCGCGATGCCAGCCGCCCGATCGAAGAGGTTACAGAGACGCTTGCGGGGCTGGTACGTACAGGCAAGGCCCGCGCCTTTGGCTTTTCCGAGATCGCGCCCGCCTCGCTGCGGCGCGCCGCAGCGATCCATCCGGTTGCTGCCGTGCAGTCGGAATATTCCCTTGCCACGCGCGCTCCGGATCTGGGGCTGGTGCAGGCCTGTGCTGCGCTTGGAACCACGCTTGTCGCCTTCAGCCCAGTCGGTCGGGGGCTTTTGACTGATACACCGCCGAACCGGGCGCGGGCCATGGAATCGGGGTTTCTCAAGGATAATCCTCGTTTTATCGAGCCTAACATGACGGCCAACCTTGCCGCGACAGACCGGCTTCGGAGGTTGGCGGCTGAAATGGGACTGCCCGCCGCCACGCTTTCTATCGCGTGGCTGCTGGCGCAGGGCGGGCATATCCTGCCGATCCCCGGCACACGCAATCCCGACCATCTGGCCGAAGCCGTTCGTGGCGCCACGCTCGACCTCAGCGCCACGGACCTTGCCCGGATCGAAGAGGCCCTTCCTGTCGGCTGGGCCCATGGCGACCGCTACAGCGAGTCGCAATGGAACGGGCCCGAATGCTACTGCTGA
- the araD gene encoding L-arabinonate dehydratase has protein sequence MNDTTRKSPDDLRSARWFGPDDLRSFGHRSRMMQLGYSEDEFRGRPLIGILNTWSEINSCHGHFRERAQDVKRGVFQAGGFAVEMPSLSVDESFTKPTSMLYRNMLAMETEEMIRSHPFDGVVLMGGCDKTTPGLVMGAISAGVPCIYLPAGPMLRGHYAGRILGSGSDAWKYWDERRAGNISDAEWLGIQGGIARSVGTCMTMGTASTMTAITDALGLTLPGASSIPAPDAGHQRMSADCGRRIVDMVWEDLTPDRILTNAAFRNAAIVAMATGCSTNAVVHLIAMARRAGVDLTLDDLDDLGRITPLIANVRPSGKDYLMEDFFYAGGLRALMKQMEDRLDTSCLTVTGRTVGENLEGAEVFNDDVIRPLSNPVYKEGSLALLRGNLCPDGAVIKPAACDPKYHVHEGPALVFDSYPEMKKAVDDEDLDITPDHVMVLRNVGPQGGPGMPEWGMLPIPKALIKQGHRDMLRISDARMSGTSYGACVLHVAPESYVGGPLALLRTGDIIRMDLEARRLDMLVDDKELDRRRAAWTPPEPRFQRGWGWIFSRHVGQADKGCDFDFLERGFGPAAGEPDIY, from the coding sequence ATGAACGACACGACACGCAAGAGCCCCGATGATCTTCGCAGCGCACGGTGGTTCGGGCCGGACGACCTGCGCAGTTTCGGGCACCGTTCGCGCATGATGCAGCTTGGGTATTCCGAGGATGAATTTCGCGGTCGGCCCTTGATCGGCATTCTCAACACCTGGTCCGAAATCAATTCCTGCCATGGTCATTTCCGCGAACGCGCACAGGATGTGAAACGCGGCGTCTTTCAGGCCGGGGGCTTCGCCGTCGAGATGCCATCGCTGTCGGTAGACGAAAGTTTTACTAAACCGACCTCCATGCTTTACCGCAACATGCTGGCGATGGAGACCGAAGAGATGATCCGGTCGCATCCCTTCGACGGTGTCGTGCTCATGGGGGGCTGTGACAAGACCACGCCGGGTCTCGTGATGGGGGCAATTTCGGCGGGGGTGCCCTGCATCTATCTGCCCGCAGGCCCGATGCTGCGCGGCCATTACGCAGGACGGATCCTCGGTTCGGGTTCGGATGCGTGGAAATACTGGGACGAACGGCGCGCGGGCAACATCTCGGATGCGGAATGGCTGGGTATCCAGGGCGGGATCGCCCGCTCGGTCGGAACCTGCATGACGATGGGCACCGCCAGCACGATGACAGCGATCACCGACGCGCTGGGGCTGACGCTGCCCGGGGCATCGTCAATCCCCGCGCCCGATGCGGGCCACCAACGCATGTCGGCCGATTGCGGACGGCGCATCGTTGACATGGTCTGGGAGGATCTGACCCCCGACCGTATCCTGACCAATGCAGCCTTTCGCAACGCCGCAATCGTGGCGATGGCCACAGGCTGTTCCACCAACGCGGTCGTGCATCTGATCGCCATGGCACGACGCGCAGGGGTGGATCTGACGCTTGACGATCTGGATGATCTGGGACGGATCACGCCGCTGATTGCGAATGTCCGCCCTTCGGGCAAGGACTATCTGATGGAGGATTTCTTTTATGCGGGCGGGCTGCGCGCGCTGATGAAGCAGATGGAGGACAGGCTCGACACTTCCTGCCTGACCGTAACCGGGCGTACCGTGGGCGAAAACCTAGAAGGCGCCGAAGTTTTCAACGACGACGTGATCCGTCCCCTGTCAAACCCGGTCTACAAGGAAGGCTCCCTGGCGCTTTTGCGGGGCAATCTCTGCCCCGATGGTGCGGTTATCAAACCCGCCGCCTGCGATCCGAAATATCACGTCCACGAAGGCCCTGCGCTGGTTTTTGACAGCTACCCCGAAATGAAAAAGGCCGTGGATGACGAGGATCTCGATATCACACCCGACCATGTCATGGTGCTGCGCAACGTAGGGCCACAGGGCGGGCCGGGGATGCCTGAATGGGGTATGCTGCCGATCCCCAAGGCGCTGATCAAGCAGGGCCACCGCGACATGCTGCGGATTTCCGACGCGCGGATGTCGGGGACATCCTACGGCGCATGTGTCCTGCATGTGGCGCCCGAAAGCTATGTGGGTGGTCCTTTGGCGCTGCTCCGGACCGGCGACATCATTCGCATGGACCTCGAGGCACGGCGGCTCGATATGCTGGTGGACGACAAAGAGCTTGACCGCCGCCGCGCGGCATGGACCCCGCCCGAACCCCGCTTTCAACGCGGTTGGGGCTGGATATTTTCGCGCCACGTGGGGCAGGCGGACAAGGGCTGCGATTTCGACTTCCTCGAACGCGGCTTTGGCCCCGCCGCTGGCGAGCCGGACATCTACTGA
- a CDS encoding HpcH/HpaI aldolase/citrate lyase family protein gives MKGNRFKADLAAGRRCPGLWLSLCSPTVTEIAAHSGADWILLDMEHAPNDLSMMADQLRAARGGCAEPVVRPPFSDQVITKRLLDIGARTLMFPMIQTAEMAAEAVSWTRYPPKGVRGHSGTIRANGYGRQADYLETYENELCVIVQVETPEAIDQIPAIAAVEGIDAIFIGPGDLASSMGHVGNVGHEDVQAQILRAVTAVHTAGKPVGILGYGEAAARRYHAEGIEFVAVAGDAWLLAQSMDQMLRAVQNEDQQTRD, from the coding sequence ATGAAAGGGAATCGTTTCAAGGCCGATCTGGCGGCAGGTCGGCGCTGCCCGGGCCTGTGGCTGTCGCTGTGTTCGCCCACGGTGACCGAGATCGCAGCACATAGCGGGGCCGACTGGATTCTGCTGGACATGGAACACGCGCCCAACGATCTGTCGATGATGGCCGACCAGCTGCGCGCGGCGCGCGGGGGCTGTGCAGAACCGGTGGTCCGCCCGCCGTTTTCGGACCAGGTGATCACGAAGCGTCTGCTCGACATCGGGGCGCGTACCCTGATGTTTCCTATGATCCAGACCGCAGAAATGGCGGCCGAGGCGGTGTCGTGGACACGCTACCCCCCCAAGGGTGTGCGCGGCCATTCCGGAACGATCCGGGCGAATGGCTATGGGCGGCAGGCCGATTACCTTGAAACATACGAAAACGAGTTGTGCGTGATCGTGCAGGTCGAAACCCCTGAAGCCATCGATCAGATTCCCGCCATCGCGGCGGTAGAAGGGATCGATGCGATCTTTATCGGGCCGGGCGATCTCGCCTCGTCGATGGGGCATGTGGGCAACGTGGGCCATGAAGACGTGCAGGCCCAGATCCTGCGCGCGGTTACTGCTGTGCATACAGCGGGCAAGCCAGTCGGCATCCTTGGCTACGGCGAGGCGGCAGCGCGCCGCTATCATGCCGAAGGGATCGAATTCGTCGCGGTCGCGGGCGACGCCTGGCTGCTCGCCCAGTCGATGGACCAGATGCTACGCGCCGTGCAGAACGAAGATCAACAGACGAGGGACTGA
- a CDS encoding tripartite tricarboxylate transporter permease encodes MTVLFDAISLVADINVLLAILGGTFLGLVMGSLPGLTAAMAIALLIPLTFGMGTLTGIGMLLGAFCGAIAGGAIPAILLNIPGTPSSVCTTLDGFPMARNGEAGKALGLSISASFVGGVIGAALLILLAPPIASFALEFGPAEFFSLGVFGLVIIASVSSGSMLRGAVAGLLGLVLATVGADPMTGVMRFTAGQPALISGINLLPALIGLFAVSQVLDDVVKRMGADPKVIITQNFENARPHWGILARAWRVVASSTIIGVIVGAIPGAGGSISSFLSYDQARRMSKTPEKFGTGHPEGLIASESSNNATAGGALIPMLTLGVPGEVATAVLMGGLTIQGVRPGPALFDQQAEIVYGIFFAFILANIAMFTMQLLGIRLFVRILKVPPRMLMPLILMFCVIGVYGVNGSIFELWLMFVFGLLGFFLNRYGFGTAPVILGLILGTLTESNLRRGMLIFDGDWTQFLLRPISATLLGLAVLFLGYIFIQQRQDRRRLKGKAS; translated from the coding sequence ATGACGGTCCTCTTCGACGCCATCAGCCTTGTCGCCGATATCAACGTTCTTCTCGCGATCCTCGGCGGCACGTTTCTGGGCCTGGTGATGGGATCGCTGCCCGGCCTGACTGCGGCCATGGCCATTGCGCTATTGATTCCGCTCACCTTCGGGATGGGCACACTTACCGGCATTGGCATGCTTCTGGGGGCATTCTGCGGCGCCATCGCGGGTGGCGCGATCCCGGCGATCCTGCTCAACATCCCCGGCACGCCGTCTTCTGTCTGCACGACGCTTGACGGTTTCCCAATGGCGCGCAACGGAGAGGCGGGCAAGGCCCTGGGCCTGTCGATCTCGGCCTCCTTCGTGGGCGGCGTGATCGGGGCGGCGCTTCTGATCCTGCTCGCCCCTCCAATTGCCAGCTTTGCGCTGGAATTCGGCCCGGCAGAGTTCTTCTCTCTCGGGGTCTTTGGACTTGTCATCATTGCGTCAGTATCGTCGGGTTCGATGTTGCGGGGGGCCGTGGCCGGGCTTCTGGGCCTCGTGCTGGCCACGGTTGGGGCCGATCCCATGACCGGCGTGATGCGGTTCACCGCAGGTCAGCCCGCACTTATAAGCGGAATCAATCTGCTGCCTGCACTGATCGGCCTTTTCGCCGTGTCACAGGTTCTTGATGACGTGGTAAAACGCATGGGCGCGGACCCCAAGGTGATCATCACGCAGAATTTCGAAAATGCCCGTCCGCATTGGGGCATCCTGGCGCGCGCGTGGCGCGTTGTCGCCTCGTCCACCATCATTGGCGTGATCGTGGGCGCAATCCCGGGCGCGGGCGGATCGATCTCTTCCTTCCTGTCATACGATCAGGCGCGACGCATGTCGAAGACACCGGAAAAGTTCGGCACCGGTCATCCCGAGGGACTCATCGCGTCCGAAAGTTCCAACAATGCCACCGCAGGCGGTGCGCTGATACCCATGCTGACACTGGGCGTACCAGGTGAAGTCGCCACCGCCGTGCTGATGGGCGGTCTAACCATCCAGGGCGTACGGCCCGGCCCCGCGCTCTTCGATCAGCAGGCTGAAATCGTCTATGGCATCTTCTTCGCCTTCATTCTGGCCAATATCGCGATGTTCACCATGCAGCTTCTGGGCATCCGGCTTTTCGTGCGCATCCTCAAAGTCCCGCCGCGAATGCTGATGCCACTGATCCTGATGTTCTGCGTGATCGGAGTTTACGGCGTGAATGGTTCGATCTTCGAACTCTGGCTGATGTTCGTCTTCGGTTTGCTTGGCTTCTTTCTTAACCGGTACGGGTTCGGCACCGCGCCCGTGATACTGGGCCTGATCCTTGGCACCTTGACTGAATCCAACCTGCGGCGCGGGATGCTGATCTTTGACGGCGACTGGACGCAGTTCCTGCTGCGCCCGATCAGCGCCACCCTGCTGGGACTCGCAGTGCTGTTTCTTGGCTACATCTTCATACAACAACGCCAGGACCGTCGGCGCCTGAAAGGAAAAGCATCATGA